One Planktothrix sp. FACHB-1365 genomic window carries:
- a CDS encoding glycosyltransferase family 2 protein, whose protein sequence is MTNLSVVIPVYNGETDLPDLVDCLRSQTYPADQVEYLLVDNNSQDNSVAIVKELAATSAIQIRSLSENQIQSSYSARNAGIRAATGEIIAFTDMDCRPEPQWLEQLIKPFSNQNIGLVAGEIIALPSENLLEKYADKQDTLSQKHTLNNSFLPYGQTANLAIRRVIFEQVGLFRPYLTTGGDADICWRIQQQTNYQLEFAPQATVKHRHRSTFKALQSQWRRYGQSNRYLHELHGINLMKGLTFSDYVYRLGRWVLKELPLGSVKLFMGKAEIVDLVSTPISLLNGTARFQGQQQSKLSEQARQIERL, encoded by the coding sequence ATGACTAACCTTTCTGTTGTTATCCCCGTTTATAATGGTGAGACGGATTTGCCGGATTTAGTTGATTGTTTGCGATCGCAAACCTATCCGGCAGATCAAGTAGAATACTTATTGGTTGATAATAATAGTCAGGATAATTCTGTTGCGATTGTCAAGGAATTAGCGGCAACTTCTGCAATTCAGATTCGGTCGTTGTCAGAAAATCAGATTCAAAGTTCATATTCTGCTCGTAATGCCGGAATTCGAGCCGCGACCGGGGAAATTATTGCCTTTACGGATATGGATTGTCGTCCAGAACCTCAATGGTTAGAGCAATTAATTAAACCTTTTTCTAATCAAAATATCGGGTTAGTAGCAGGAGAAATAATCGCTTTACCGAGTGAAAATTTATTAGAAAAGTATGCCGATAAACAAGATACTTTATCTCAAAAACACACCTTAAATAATTCGTTTTTACCCTATGGTCAAACGGCTAATTTAGCCATTCGACGTGTGATTTTTGAACAGGTGGGTTTGTTTCGTCCCTACCTGACTACTGGGGGGGATGCTGATATCTGTTGGCGGATTCAACAACAAACGAATTATCAATTGGAATTTGCACCCCAAGCAACGGTTAAACATCGTCATCGGTCTACGTTCAAAGCCTTACAAAGTCAGTGGCGACGCTACGGACAATCTAATCGTTATTTACACGAACTTCATGGCATTAATTTAATGAAAGGGTTAACCTTTTCTGATTATGTTTATCGCTTAGGACGTTGGGTTTTAAAAGAATTACCTCTCGGTAGTGTAAAACTTTTCATGGGAAAAGCGGAAATCGTGGATTTAGTCAGTACCCCCATTTCGTTATTAAATGGAACTGCTCGCTTTCAAGGACAACAACAATCGAAATTATCTGAACAAGCTAGACAGATTGAACGTTTATAA
- the mraY gene encoding phospho-N-acetylmuramoyl-pentapeptide-transferase — MDTKFSSVKSFNLSGQTLLLFLSLGLSVFALSLDGVNSQLFQIQGSLFLPGLVCTVAVSVLGSWVIPILVRIKAGQFIREDGPQAHLQKAGTPTMGGIFLIPAGVAIALILTRFHPNVIAVSALTLAYGLIGWLDDWQILRRKSNKGISPKMKLALQVGFATLFCFWLLTTQSPTLTTVALPLGLAIPLGLLFWPLAIFVQVAESNATNLTDGVDGLMGGLGAIAFLGLGAYLAPTAPELTTFCACMSGSCLGFVTHNRNPAKVFMGDTGALALGGAFATVALLTNSLWVLLMISGIFFVETLSVIAQVGYYKATKNSDGVGKRLLKMAPLHHHLELSGWQETQVVGTFYLINAILVVITLILGYLST, encoded by the coding sequence GTGGATACCAAATTTTCTTCGGTTAAATCATTCAACTTGTCTGGACAAACCTTACTATTGTTCCTGAGTTTGGGGTTGAGTGTATTCGCCTTGAGTTTAGATGGGGTGAACAGCCAATTATTCCAGATTCAAGGGTCGTTATTTCTGCCTGGGTTAGTGTGTACGGTTGCGGTTTCTGTTTTGGGATCTTGGGTGATTCCAATTTTAGTCCGAATTAAAGCCGGACAATTTATTCGAGAAGATGGCCCCCAAGCCCATTTACAAAAAGCTGGAACTCCAACGATGGGAGGCATCTTTTTAATTCCGGCGGGTGTAGCGATCGCTCTTATTTTAACTCGATTTCACCCGAATGTTATAGCGGTTTCTGCCTTAACCTTAGCCTACGGATTAATTGGTTGGTTAGACGACTGGCAAATTTTAAGACGTAAATCAAACAAAGGTATTTCTCCTAAAATGAAATTGGCGTTGCAAGTCGGTTTTGCAACGCTATTTTGTTTTTGGTTATTAACAACTCAATCTCCAACCTTAACCACCGTTGCGTTACCTTTGGGATTAGCAATTCCTTTAGGATTATTATTCTGGCCTTTGGCAATTTTTGTCCAAGTTGCTGAGAGTAATGCCACCAATTTAACCGATGGGGTGGATGGATTAATGGGGGGGTTAGGGGCGATCGCATTTTTGGGTTTAGGTGCGTATTTAGCCCCCACAGCACCGGAATTAACCACCTTTTGTGCTTGTATGAGTGGGAGTTGTTTAGGATTTGTTACCCATAACCGGAACCCAGCCAAAGTATTTATGGGGGATACGGGAGCCTTGGCATTAGGGGGTGCTTTTGCGACTGTGGCTTTATTAACCAATAGTTTGTGGGTGCTATTGATGATTAGTGGAATTTTCTTCGTTGAAACCCTGTCGGTGATTGCTCAAGTCGGCTATTATAAAGCGACCAAAAACTCCGATGGAGTCGGAAAGCGTTTGTTGAAAATGGCTCCTTTACATCATCATTTAGAATTATCAGGATGGCAAGAAACTCAAGTAGTTGGGACTTTTTATTTGATTAATGCTATCTTAGTTGTAATCACCCTGATCCTAGGTTATTTATCAACCTAA
- a CDS encoding DUF3134 domain-containing protein, giving the protein MLNPSLREIPVHEPADVIPSKQEISLLTWLESTGRLIARDTPISEVTDYLDDEEEISELMSVDDSVYDDDDDDDIDEDLLEG; this is encoded by the coding sequence ATGCTCAATCCATCATTGCGCGAAATCCCTGTCCATGAACCGGCGGATGTCATTCCTTCTAAGCAAGAAATTTCACTTCTGACTTGGTTGGAATCAACCGGACGTCTGATCGCGCGAGATACTCCCATTAGTGAAGTCACGGACTACTTGGATGATGAAGAGGAAATCTCGGAACTCATGTCCGTTGATGACTCCGTTTATGATGATGATGATGATGATGATATCGATGAGGACTTATTAGAAGGCTAG
- a CDS encoding PAP/fibrillin family protein yields MINQKKATLLELIAGKNRGLLATETDKVAILSAITQLEDFNPNPRPLEVPQLLEGNWRLLYTSSDELLGIGRFPLLRLGQIYQCIRVADQKVYNIAEVQSLPLLEGLVSVAAQFEAVSEKRVNVKFNRFIIGSQRFIGYQSPNPFITDIETGKKFIAIDFNLQARDQQGWLDITYLDEDLRIGRGNVGSVFVLTKQA; encoded by the coding sequence ATGATTAATCAAAAAAAAGCCACCCTCTTAGAACTGATCGCGGGTAAAAACCGAGGGTTACTCGCCACTGAAACCGATAAAGTTGCTATTTTATCGGCCATTACTCAACTAGAGGACTTCAACCCCAACCCTCGACCGTTGGAAGTCCCTCAACTGTTAGAGGGCAATTGGCGATTATTATATACCAGTAGCGATGAATTATTAGGAATTGGTCGTTTTCCATTGTTGAGATTAGGACAAATTTATCAATGTATTCGGGTAGCCGATCAGAAAGTTTATAATATCGCCGAAGTTCAAAGTTTACCATTATTAGAAGGATTAGTCAGTGTCGCCGCCCAATTTGAAGCCGTTTCCGAAAAACGAGTTAATGTTAAATTTAATCGGTTTATTATCGGTTCTCAACGATTTATCGGGTATCAATCCCCTAATCCTTTTATTACGGATATTGAAACAGGTAAAAAATTTATAGCCATTGATTTTAATTTACAAGCACGGGATCAACAAGGCTGGTTAGATATTACCTATTTAGATGAAGATTTAAGAATCGGACGGGGAAATGTAGGGAGTGTATTTGTGTTAACAAAACAAGCTTAA
- a CDS encoding URC4/urg3 family protein, whose translation MKNLEAYQNAIAYFRSPQAIRERCNFIFNLALSDQLQHFRYYPERLELVANFVLDNIRQNYPNLQVPFHSRWRHFEVGNIPRLENLQKQLNDLSLVEQTQAKLDLAIISVLLDAGAGEKWYYQEPETGLVWRRSEGLAIASYEMFCQGVFSSDPESPFQVDAKGLINLTESQFISGFQITENNPLTGIKGRLELLKKLGKTLYDYPHLFGEYNPRPGKLADYFLTQTQDQKLSAVTVLTAILEGLGEIWPGRLTLNQVNLGDVWYYPGLEALDSKYPFVPFHKLSQWLTYSLLEPLQDLGLEIIDLDQLTGLAEYRNGGLGLDLGLLELKDPNLFKIFHKPDSSVIIEWRSLTIIILDKIADIICQKLNFTPQEFPLVKVLQGGTWNAGREIAQQRRSDSSPPLKLESDGTVF comes from the coding sequence ATGAAAAATTTAGAAGCTTATCAAAATGCGATCGCTTATTTTCGTTCTCCTCAAGCTATTCGAGAACGGTGTAATTTTATTTTTAATTTAGCGTTATCTGATCAATTACAACATTTCCGTTATTATCCCGAAAGGTTAGAATTGGTAGCTAATTTTGTGTTAGATAATATTAGACAAAATTATCCTAATCTTCAGGTTCCTTTCCATTCTCGATGGCGACATTTTGAAGTCGGGAATATTCCTAGACTGGAAAACTTACAAAAACAGCTAAATGATTTGTCTTTAGTAGAACAAACCCAAGCAAAACTAGATTTAGCGATTATTAGTGTTTTATTAGATGCGGGTGCGGGGGAAAAATGGTACTATCAAGAACCTGAAACGGGGTTAGTTTGGCGACGTTCTGAAGGGTTAGCAATTGCAAGTTATGAAATGTTTTGTCAAGGGGTATTTTCAAGTGATCCTGAATCTCCGTTTCAAGTTGATGCTAAAGGATTAATAAATTTAACAGAATCTCAATTCATAAGCGGATTTCAAATTACTGAAAATAATCCTTTAACCGGAATTAAAGGCAGATTAGAACTGTTAAAAAAATTAGGAAAAACTTTATATGATTATCCTCATTTATTTGGAGAATATAACCCTAGACCGGGAAAATTAGCGGATTATTTTTTAACCCAAACCCAAGATCAAAAACTCAGTGCTGTTACGGTTTTAACTGCTATTTTAGAAGGATTAGGAGAAATTTGGCCGGGACGATTAACCCTGAATCAGGTTAATTTAGGAGATGTTTGGTATTATCCAGGGTTAGAAGCCTTGGATTCCAAATATCCCTTTGTTCCCTTCCATAAATTATCCCAATGGTTAACCTATTCTTTACTTGAACCTTTGCAGGATTTAGGATTAGAAATTATTGATTTAGATCAATTAACGGGATTAGCAGAATATCGAAATGGGGGATTAGGGTTAGATTTAGGATTATTAGAATTAAAAGATCCAAATTTATTTAAAATCTTCCATAAACCTGATTCTAGTGTTATTATAGAATGGCGATCGCTGACTATTATAATACTGGATAAAATTGCTGATATTATCTGCCAAAAATTAAACTTCACCCCCCAAGAATTTCCCTTGGTTAAAGTCTTACAAGGGGGAACGTGGAACGCCGGACGGGAGATCGCCCAACAACGCCGTTCTGATAGTTCTCCCCCTCTCAAATTAGAAAGTGATGGAACAGTATTTTAA
- a CDS encoding type ISP restriction/modification enzyme encodes MTMLNLKPTHKPVKAYYDALQQFAKLGVSQELAVKDAFADLLKACCQQFDLTLIPEKEIKLTTGKRIRVDGALVRDGSIRYGIWEAKDSHDKLDREVKQKFAVGYPQDNIIFQAPERAILWQCGKQICDEDITKPQILVDTLKLFFEYRTPVIAQWETAASEFGGRVQDLSTKLINLIATQRKTNANFIQAFTHFTDICRQAINPNLSEAAVEEMLIQHLLTERIFRRIFDNSDFTHRNIIAVEIEKVIQALTSKSFSRDHFLGEVDYFYRALEDAAQTINDYSEKQHFLNTVYEKFFQGFAVKVADTHGIVYTPQPIVNFMVKSVEDILQKEFGKSLNDKGVHILDPFVGTGNFILRVMQEIRKTALPYKYEHELHCNEVMLLPYYIASMNIEHQYFEATGGYKAFEGICLVDTFSDQQVQQLSLFTPENTARVQRQRSSPIFVIIGNPPYNAWQVNENDNNKNRKYEEVDQQIRETYAKDSKATNKSSLSDPYVKAIRWASNRIGDEGIIALVTNNSFINALAFDGMRKHLEKDFDLIYLVDLGGNIRKNTDPSKSIHNVFDIKVGVSINIFIRKNRANQSKNTKIYYASVGEFWRKEEKLGYLDQSQNHSNIEWSLINPDQKYTWLTEGLQDDFESFIPIGNKETKDKSINESAIFRNYSSGVQTNRDVWVYNFNKNLLVENIKLTIENYNHQVYQWKTKRTPKDTVDSFVIYDDTKIKWSSRLKECLNSGSTADFNGEKIRLSMYRPFSVQFLYFDEIFNHRRGQFAYIFPTPDTEKENQVIAVTNHSQIPFLVQITNCIPSLDVGGRAGQCFPFYTYDEDGTNRKENITDWSLEQFRNYYQDKTITKWDIFYYTYGILHHPTYRERYAANLKRELPRIPYAPDFRGFVNAGQQLADLHLNYEQQPEYNLKFIENDQVPLNWRVEKMKLSKDKTQIIYNEFLTLSGIPPEVFEYRLGNRSALDWIIDQYQVKIDKRSGIVNDPNRLDDEQYIVRLMGQVITVSLETVKIVNHLPDLGLY; translated from the coding sequence ATGACAATGCTAAACTTGAAACCCACCCATAAACCTGTTAAAGCTTATTATGACGCTTTACAACAGTTTGCAAAGTTGGGGGTTTCTCAGGAATTAGCGGTGAAAGATGCCTTTGCAGACTTATTAAAAGCTTGTTGTCAACAATTTGATTTAACCTTAATTCCTGAAAAAGAAATTAAATTAACGACAGGGAAACGCATTCGCGTAGATGGTGCTTTAGTTCGGGATGGAAGTATTCGATATGGTATTTGGGAAGCGAAAGATAGTCATGATAAATTAGACCGAGAAGTTAAACAAAAATTTGCCGTTGGATATCCTCAAGATAACATTATTTTTCAAGCTCCTGAACGGGCGATTTTATGGCAATGCGGAAAACAAATCTGTGATGAAGATATCACAAAACCTCAAATTTTAGTCGATACCTTAAAGTTATTTTTTGAATATCGAACGCCTGTGATCGCTCAATGGGAAACCGCCGCCAGCGAATTTGGGGGACGAGTTCAAGATTTATCAACTAAACTGATTAATTTAATCGCAACTCAACGCAAAACGAACGCCAATTTTATTCAAGCCTTTACTCATTTTACGGACATTTGCCGTCAAGCCATTAACCCGAATCTTTCCGAGGCGGCGGTGGAAGAAATGTTAATTCAACATCTGCTGACGGAACGAATTTTTAGACGAATTTTTGATAATTCTGATTTCACCCATCGCAATATTATTGCAGTAGAAATTGAAAAGGTAATTCAAGCGTTAACGTCTAAATCTTTTAGTCGAGATCATTTTTTAGGGGAAGTAGATTATTTTTATCGAGCGTTAGAAGATGCAGCCCAAACCATTAATGATTATAGCGAGAAACAGCATTTTTTGAATACGGTTTATGAGAAATTTTTTCAAGGGTTTGCGGTGAAAGTTGCCGATACTCATGGAATTGTTTACACCCCTCAACCTATTGTTAATTTTATGGTGAAAAGTGTTGAGGATATTTTACAAAAAGAGTTTGGCAAGTCGTTAAATGACAAGGGTGTACATATTCTTGATCCCTTTGTGGGGACGGGTAATTTTATTTTACGGGTGATGCAGGAAATTAGAAAAACAGCCCTTCCTTATAAATATGAACATGAATTACACTGCAATGAGGTGATGTTATTACCTTATTATATTGCTTCAATGAATATTGAGCATCAATATTTTGAAGCAACGGGAGGTTATAAAGCTTTTGAAGGGATTTGTTTAGTTGATACCTTTTCCGATCAACAGGTTCAACAGTTATCGTTATTTACGCCAGAAAATACCGCCAGGGTTCAACGTCAAAGAAGTTCACCGATTTTTGTAATTATTGGAAATCCGCCTTATAATGCTTGGCAGGTTAATGAAAATGATAATAATAAAAATCGGAAATATGAAGAAGTTGATCAACAAATTCGAGAAACCTATGCTAAAGATTCCAAAGCAACTAATAAAAGTTCTCTTTCTGATCCTTATGTTAAAGCAATTCGCTGGGCATCTAATAGAATAGGAGATGAGGGAATTATTGCTTTAGTGACAAATAATAGTTTTATTAATGCTCTTGCTTTTGATGGCATGAGAAAACATTTAGAGAAAGATTTTGATTTAATTTATCTTGTTGATTTAGGAGGTAATATCAGAAAAAATACAGATCCTTCAAAAAGTATTCATAACGTTTTTGATATTAAAGTCGGAGTTAGTATTAATATTTTTATTAGAAAAAATAGAGCGAATCAGTCTAAGAATACAAAAATTTATTATGCTAGTGTTGGTGAATTTTGGAGAAAGGAAGAAAAATTAGGATATTTAGATCAGTCACAAAATCATAGTAATATTGAATGGTCACTGATTAATCCTGATCAAAAATATACTTGGTTAACAGAAGGATTGCAAGATGATTTTGAAAGTTTTATCCCAATAGGCAATAAAGAAACTAAAGATAAATCGATTAATGAATCAGCTATTTTTAGAAATTATAGTAGTGGTGTGCAGACAAACCGAGATGTGTGGGTGTATAACTTCAATAAAAATTTATTAGTTGAAAATATAAAATTAACCATAGAAAATTATAATCATCAGGTTTATCAATGGAAAACTAAAAGAACGCCTAAAGATACAGTAGATTCATTTGTTATTTACGATGACACTAAAATTAAATGGAGTAGTCGTTTAAAAGAGTGTTTAAATTCTGGGAGTACAGCAGACTTTAACGGTGAGAAGATTAGATTGTCTATGTATCGTCCATTTTCTGTTCAATTTTTATATTTTGACGAAATTTTTAATCATCGTAGAGGTCAATTCGCTTATATATTCCCTACACCAGATACTGAAAAAGAAAATCAGGTTATTGCTGTAACTAATCATTCACAAATTCCTTTTTTAGTACAAATAACAAATTGTATTCCATCTCTTGATGTCGGTGGTCGTGCTGGTCAATGTTTCCCCTTCTACACCTACGACGAAGACGGAACAAACCGAAAAGAAAATATTACCGACTGGTCACTTGAACAATTTAGAAATTATTACCAAGATAAAACTATTACAAAATGGGATATCTTCTATTATACCTATGGAATATTGCATCATCCCACCTATCGAGAACGCTACGCCGCCAACCTCAAACGAGAACTTCCTCGCATTCCCTACGCACCCGATTTTCGAGGGTTTGTAAATGCAGGACAACAATTAGCAGATTTACATCTCAACTATGAACAACAACCCGAATATAACCTTAAATTCATTGAAAATGATCAAGTTCCGTTAAATTGGCGAGTCGAAAAAATGAAACTGAGTAAAGACAAAACCCAAATTATTTATAATGAGTTTCTCACCTTAAGCGGGATACCTCCTGAAGTGTTTGAATATCGCTTAGGAAATCGTTCGGCGTTAGATTGGATTATTGATCAATATCAAGTTAAAATTGATAAACGCAGTGGAATTGTAAATGATCCGAACCGTTTAGACGATGAACAATATATTGTGCGGTTAATGGGTCAAGTGATAACGGTTAGTTTAGAAACGGTTAAAATTGTTAATCATTTACCCGATTTGGGATTATACTAA
- a CDS encoding DNA-binding protein produces the protein MVKITRDFKETITARVQREPDFAMALFDEAVSLFLNGEPEVSRLILRDLVNATIGFEELALETSKPSKSLHRMLSAKGNPTMDNLTAIFDVLRRKLNVEIKVNIVASCR, from the coding sequence ATGGTAAAAATTACTAGAGATTTTAAAGAAACAATTACTGCACGAGTTCAAAGAGAACCTGATTTTGCGATGGCTTTATTTGATGAAGCAGTCTCTCTATTTTTGAATGGAGAACCTGAAGTTTCCCGATTAATATTGAGGGATCTAGTTAATGCAACAATTGGTTTTGAAGAACTAGCTCTTGAAACCTCAAAACCCAGCAAAAGTTTACACAGAATGTTATCTGCAAAAGGTAATCCAACGATGGACAATTTAACGGCTATTTTTGATGTTCTTCGTCGGAAACTCAATGTTGAAATTAAAGTTAATATAGTAGCTTCTTGTCGCTAA
- a CDS encoding GTP cyclohydrolase II — MDTAMAKDKRDSKPRHIVLTSHPTPYGAKPIPIHWGNADPLKRGPLIGTLTDPSHRNVIGTHSGSYAIYRALAVVQGSLKTDHRADLTNTSPIVNIGPYPSWADPDKIVALDPFGAVVGDVFTDYFEKGYDIRPTIAITKAHINMPELYEAAAKGRLKLDGEIMKENGDLVVTKAAIEPVWYLPGVAHRLKVTESDLRHALFEQTGGMFPELITRPDLQVFLPPIGGVTVYILGDISAITDPDRPVAVRVHDECNGSDVFGSDICTCRPYLVHGIEECIRTAQEGGVGVIVYYRKEGRALGEVTKFLVYNARKRQTGGDRADAYFERTECVAGVQDMRFQELMPDVLHWLGITRIDRLVSMSNMKYNAIVNSGIEVVKRVPIPDDLIPADAKVEIEAKKAAGYYTEGEILDAEGLVSVKGREY; from the coding sequence ATGGATACAGCAATGGCGAAAGACAAGCGAGATTCCAAACCTAGGCATATTGTTCTGACTTCTCACCCCACCCCCTACGGCGCCAAACCGATCCCCATTCATTGGGGAAACGCCGATCCCCTCAAACGTGGCCCCTTAATTGGAACCTTGACCGATCCCAGTCATCGTAACGTAATTGGAACCCATTCCGGTTCTTATGCCATTTATCGCGCCTTAGCGGTGGTTCAGGGAAGCTTAAAAACCGACCATCGCGCCGACTTAACCAATACTTCCCCCATTGTCAATATTGGCCCCTATCCCAGTTGGGCTGATCCTGATAAAATTGTCGCCCTCGATCCCTTTGGGGCGGTGGTTGGGGATGTATTTACCGACTATTTTGAAAAAGGCTATGATATTCGCCCCACCATTGCCATTACAAAAGCCCATATTAATATGCCCGAATTATACGAGGCAGCCGCCAAAGGACGGTTAAAATTAGATGGGGAAATCATGAAAGAAAATGGGGATTTAGTAGTAACAAAAGCCGCTATTGAACCTGTGTGGTATTTACCCGGTGTTGCCCATCGTTTAAAGGTAACAGAAAGCGATTTACGTCATGCTTTATTTGAACAAACTGGGGGGATGTTTCCTGAGTTAATTACCCGTCCTGATTTACAAGTATTTTTACCGCCTATTGGTGGGGTTACGGTTTATATTTTGGGGGATATTTCTGCCATTACTGACCCTGATCGCCCAGTGGCGGTTCGAGTTCATGATGAATGTAATGGATCGGATGTTTTTGGGTCTGATATTTGTACCTGTCGCCCCTATTTAGTGCATGGCATTGAAGAATGTATTAGAACAGCCCAGGAAGGCGGTGTCGGGGTGATTGTGTATTATCGAAAAGAGGGACGAGCATTAGGAGAAGTCACGAAGTTTTTAGTTTATAATGCCCGCAAACGTCAAACGGGAGGCGATCGCGCAGACGCTTATTTTGAACGGACAGAATGTGTTGCTGGAGTTCAAGATATGCGGTTTCAAGAGTTAATGCCGGATGTATTACATTGGTTAGGAATTACTCGAATTGATCGCTTAGTTTCCATGAGTAATATGAAATATAATGCCATTGTGAATTCAGGAATTGAAGTGGTGAAACGGGTTCCTATTCCTGATGATTTAATTCCGGCGGATGCCAAGGTTGAAATAGAAGCGAAAAAAGCCGCAGGCTATTATACCGAAGGAGAGATTTTAGATGCAGAAGGGTTAGTGAGTGTGAAGGGTCGAGAGTATTAA
- the thiS gene encoding sulfur carrier protein ThiS: MAETITLKVNGELKTCSAGLKLPQFLEQQGLNPRLIAVEYNGEILHRQFWEQTEIKSGDVLEIVTIVGGGV, translated from the coding sequence ATGGCTGAAACCATTACCCTCAAAGTTAATGGAGAATTAAAAACCTGTTCTGCGGGTTTGAAACTTCCCCAATTTTTAGAACAGCAAGGTTTAAATCCCCGGTTAATTGCTGTAGAATATAACGGTGAAATTCTCCATCGTCAATTTTGGGAGCAAACTGAAATCAAATCAGGAGATGTCTTAGAAATTGTCACCATTGTTGGAGGCGGCGTTTAA
- a CDS encoding thiamine phosphate synthase, which translates to MEEQYSPLAQPILYRILDANLDRTREGLRIIEEWCRFGLNSGELAEECKHLRQEVARWHTMNLRSYRNTIDDPGTELTHPQEEQRSGIEQLLQANFCRVQEALRVLEEYGKLYHPEMGKTFKQMRYQVYTLETRLLAHDRHKVLLNSYLYLVTSPGERLLSIVEAALQGGLTLVQYRDKTSDDETRLKTAQKLCQLCHRYNALFLVNDRVDIAVAVDADGVHLGQDDIPIELARQILGPQRLIGRSTHSPEDLKRAIQEGADYIGVGPVYETPTKAGRAAAGLEYVRHAVKNSMIPWFAIGGIDMNNLDDVMATGCDRIAVVRSIMNAEQPTLVTQYFLSQLNRFRNLKSYKVLPK; encoded by the coding sequence ATGGAGGAACAATATAGTCCCTTGGCGCAACCGATTTTATATCGGATTTTAGATGCCAACTTAGACCGCACCCGTGAAGGGTTGAGAATTATTGAAGAATGGTGTCGGTTTGGACTCAATAGCGGAGAACTCGCAGAAGAATGTAAACATCTGCGCCAAGAAGTTGCCCGTTGGCATACGATGAACCTACGTTCCTATCGTAATACAATCGATGATCCGGGTACAGAATTAACCCATCCCCAAGAAGAACAACGTTCAGGAATTGAACAATTATTACAAGCCAATTTCTGCCGCGTTCAAGAAGCTTTACGAGTTCTGGAAGAATACGGGAAATTATATCATCCAGAAATGGGCAAAACCTTTAAACAAATGCGCTATCAAGTGTATACCTTAGAAACTCGTTTACTGGCTCATGATCGGCATAAAGTTTTACTGAATTCCTATCTTTATTTAGTCACTTCCCCAGGAGAACGATTATTATCGATTGTGGAAGCAGCCTTACAAGGAGGATTAACTTTAGTTCAATATCGAGATAAAACCTCTGATGATGAAACTCGACTGAAAACGGCTCAAAAATTATGTCAATTGTGTCATCGTTATAATGCCTTATTTTTAGTTAATGATCGGGTTGATATTGCCGTCGCCGTTGATGCCGATGGCGTTCATTTAGGACAAGATGATATTCCCATTGAATTAGCTCGACAAATCCTTGGCCCCCAACGATTAATCGGTCGGTCTACCCATAGTCCTGAAGATCTAAAACGGGCAATTCAAGAAGGAGCAGATTATATTGGAGTCGGGCCTGTTTATGAAACGCCAACGAAGGCAGGAAGAGCAGCAGCAGGCTTAGAATATGTTCGTCATGCGGTTAAAAATTCAATGATTCCTTGGTTTGCTATTGGAGGAATTGATATGAATAATTTGGATGATGTTATGGCAACGGGTTGCGATCGCATTGCGGTGGTTCGTTCTATTATGAATGCAGAACAACCGACTTTAGTAACTCAATATTTCCTCTCTCAACTCAATCGTTTTAGAAACCTAAAGTCCTATAAAGTCTTACCTAAATAA